Proteins co-encoded in one Ignavibacteria bacterium genomic window:
- the fusA gene encoding elongation factor G, translating into MKEYGSDSIRNIAFIGHGGSGKTSLSELILFTGGEINRIGKIEEGNTTSDYNANEIERQISISATPLHIEWNNTKINILDTPGYSDFIGQVKSALHIADTAVAVLKSAEGVEVGSEATWNFVKEYNLPAAVLINKVDNEHSKFSQTIEMAKERLSPDVTAVTIPAKEGVNFDTVIDLISMKAYTYGPAGSKKVTECDIPGDIKPEAEAMREALIEKVAESDEDLLNKFFENGTLTEDELQKGLKTAVMKNGIVPAFAVSALKGVGLNNFLDFAAKYFPSPAERDNVEGKFKDKEQKVKVPVDDKAEPVLFVFKTLSESHVGELSVFKVFSGTVQAGLDLMNENNGKTERLSQLFFLNGKNRKDAQKVHAGDIGAVVKLKDTHTNNTLSSKNFPVILTPIKFPDAIISSAIIPKAKGDEDKISAGLHTLHEEDPTFSVKFDPELSQTIVSGQGELQLSLAVKLLKDRYGVDVDLAEPRIPYRETIKGICENVEYKHKKQSGGRGQYGHVVMKLEPVPRGTGFEFVNAIVGGVIPGRFIPAVEKGIIETMQKGILTGSKVIDIKATLFFGSYHDVDSDEMSFKIAASQGFKKGFMEAKPVLLEPIYEVEVTVPEEFMGDVMGNLSSRRGKILGMDSEGPFQIIKANVPLSELYRYSTHLRSLTSGRGLYKMKFAFYEEVPKEVEAKVIEEYKKSREEE; encoded by the coding sequence TTGAAAGAATACGGATCGGATTCTATCCGGAATATTGCGTTCATCGGTCATGGCGGAAGCGGTAAAACTTCTCTATCTGAATTGATTCTGTTCACTGGTGGTGAAATTAATCGTATTGGCAAAATTGAAGAAGGTAATACGACTTCGGATTATAATGCCAACGAAATCGAAAGACAAATCTCTATTTCTGCTACTCCTCTTCATATCGAATGGAATAATACAAAAATCAACATTTTAGATACACCCGGTTATTCAGACTTTATTGGGCAGGTTAAAAGCGCTCTTCATATAGCTGATACTGCTGTGGCTGTACTGAAATCTGCCGAAGGTGTTGAAGTCGGCTCAGAGGCTACATGGAACTTCGTAAAAGAATATAACCTGCCTGCTGCTGTTCTTATCAATAAAGTTGATAATGAACACTCCAAGTTCAGCCAGACAATTGAAATGGCAAAGGAAAGATTGTCGCCCGACGTTACTGCAGTTACAATACCTGCAAAAGAAGGTGTAAATTTTGATACTGTTATTGACCTTATCAGTATGAAAGCTTATACCTACGGACCTGCAGGAAGTAAAAAAGTAACTGAGTGCGATATTCCCGGCGATATTAAGCCTGAGGCTGAAGCAATGAGGGAAGCCCTTATTGAAAAAGTTGCTGAAAGCGATGAGGACCTGCTGAATAAGTTTTTTGAAAACGGCACTCTTACTGAAGACGAACTCCAGAAGGGGCTCAAAACCGCTGTCATGAAAAACGGCATCGTGCCCGCTTTTGCAGTCAGCGCCCTTAAGGGCGTGGGTCTGAATAACTTCCTCGACTTTGCAGCCAAATATTTCCCTTCACCGGCCGAAAGGGATAATGTTGAAGGCAAGTTTAAGGATAAGGAACAGAAGGTTAAGGTTCCTGTAGACGATAAGGCTGAACCTGTGCTTTTTGTATTTAAGACACTCTCTGAGTCACACGTGGGCGAACTTTCAGTTTTTAAGGTGTTCTCGGGCACAGTCCAGGCAGGCCTGGATCTTATGAACGAAAACAACGGCAAGACTGAAAGATTAAGCCAGCTTTTCTTCCTTAACGGAAAGAACAGAAAGGACGCTCAGAAAGTCCACGCCGGCGACATAGGTGCAGTAGTTAAACTGAAGGACACCCATACAAATAATACATTGTCCTCAAAGAATTTCCCGGTTATACTTACCCCGATCAAATTCCCGGATGCTATTATAAGCAGCGCAATTATACCCAAGGCCAAGGGCGATGAGGACAAGATCTCGGCCGGCCTGCATACGCTGCACGAGGAAGATCCTACATTCAGCGTAAAGTTTGATCCTGAACTGAGCCAGACTATAGTCTCAGGCCAGGGCGAACTTCAGCTTTCACTTGCCGTAAAACTCCTTAAGGACCGCTACGGCGTGGATGTGGATCTTGCCGAACCCAGGATCCCGTACCGCGAAACCATTAAGGGAATCTGCGAAAACGTTGAATATAAACACAAGAAACAATCAGGCGGACGCGGCCAGTACGGTCACGTTGTAATGAAGCTTGAACCCGTACCGAGAGGTACCGGCTTCGAATTCGTTAACGCCATCGTTGGCGGCGTTATTCCAGGAAGGTTTATCCCTGCAGTTGAAAAAGGTATAATTGAAACAATGCAGAAGGGTATTCTTACAGGCTCAAAGGTAATTGACATCAAGGCTACTTTGTTCTTCGGTTCATACCACGACGTGGATTCAGATGAAATGTCGTTTAAGATCGCTGCCTCCCAGGGCTTCAAGAAAGGCTTCATGGAAGCCAAACCTGTTCTCCTGGAACCGATCTACGAAGTTGAAGTAACCGTTCCAGAAGAGTTCATGGGCGACGTTATGGGCAACCTCTCCAGCCGCCGCGGCAAGATCCTCGGCATGGATTCAGAAGGCCCCTTCCAGATCATTAAGGCTAACGTTCCATTGTCTGAACTCTACAGGTACTCAACTCACTTAAGAAGCCTTACTTCAGGTCGCGGACTCTATAAGATGAAGTTCGCTTTCTATGAGGAAGTTCCCAAGGAAGTTGAAGCAAAGGTTATCGAAGAATACAAGAAATCAAGAGAAGAAGAGTAA
- a CDS encoding DUF948 domain-containing protein → MDTALNIFLIILLIAASILCIYLIITLKQVTKTIAALQKDVEQIKGNVEPILANVNIITGKVALVTEEVESVISAVKVLIENLKDKAEDLLDKTKRIKASVGDSPGGDVFRKVVGISRGISAFWGTLKNK, encoded by the coding sequence ATGGATACAGCGTTGAATATCTTTCTGATTATTTTGCTGATTGCGGCATCAATTCTGTGCATTTATCTTATAATTACCCTTAAACAGGTTACAAAGACAATTGCGGCCCTACAGAAGGATGTCGAACAGATAAAGGGAAATGTGGAACCTATTCTTGCCAACGTTAACATTATTACAGGCAAGGTGGCCCTTGTTACCGAAGAGGTTGAATCTGTTATTTCGGCAGTAAAAGTATTAATCGAAAACTTAAAGGATAAAGCTGAAGATCTTCTGGACAAAACTAAACGAATCAAAGCAAGTGTGGGAGATAGTCCGGGGGGAGATGTTTTCAGGAAAGTAGTTGGAATTTCCCGCGGAATATCTGCCTTTTGGGGTACTCTAAAAAATAAATAA
- the thyA gene encoding thymidylate synthase, translating to MKEYLDLVKLVMDEGTRKPSRTGVDTISYFGAFYRVDLSKGFPLLTTKKMMWSSLLYEVLWYLSGDNHIRNLRKHTKIWDAWADEDGNLETAYGYYWRHFPSAEKDKEGNWKVTEIDQIKYVIDTLKKDPYSRRLIVTAWEPGNATKSKLPPCHYTYAFNVNDGKLNCHLTQRSGDIALGIPFNLAAYSLLTQIIAQEVGLELGYFAHTIVDAHIYVADKGSEMEKYDHLEGLKEQLKRKPLPLPQLIIAKKPIDELTFDDFELRNYQHLDRIKFEVAV from the coding sequence ATGAAAGAATATCTTGACCTGGTTAAACTTGTGATGGATGAGGGCACGCGCAAGCCTTCGCGCACAGGTGTAGATACAATATCTTATTTTGGAGCTTTTTACCGCGTGGACCTCTCGAAGGGTTTTCCGCTTCTTACAACAAAGAAAATGATGTGGAGCTCGCTTCTTTATGAAGTCCTCTGGTATTTGTCCGGAGATAACCACATCAGGAACCTGAGGAAACATACAAAGATATGGGACGCCTGGGCTGACGAGGATGGAAACCTTGAAACGGCCTACGGCTACTACTGGAGGCATTTTCCGAGTGCCGAGAAAGACAAAGAGGGTAACTGGAAGGTTACCGAGATCGACCAGATTAAGTACGTTATTGATACACTCAAAAAGGACCCTTACAGCAGAAGGCTCATTGTAACTGCCTGGGAACCGGGCAACGCAACAAAAAGCAAGCTTCCCCCGTGCCATTACACTTATGCTTTTAACGTAAACGACGGAAAGCTCAACTGCCACCTTACGCAGCGCTCGGGCGATATTGCCCTCGGCATTCCGTTTAACCTTGCCGCCTACTCGCTTTTAACGCAGATAATTGCGCAGGAAGTGGGGCTTGAGCTCGGATACTTTGCCCATACGATCGTTGACGCACATATATATGTAGCCGACAAGGGCAGCGAGATGGAAAAGTACGACCACCTGGAAGGCTTGAAAGAACAGCTGAAAAGAAAGCCTTTACCCCTGCCTCAGCTCATAATTGCAAAAAAGCCGATTGATGAACTGACATTTGACGACTTTGAGCTCAGGAACTATCAGCACCTGGATAGAATCAAATTTGAAGTGGCTGTTTAA
- a CDS encoding dihydrofolate reductase: MQKIIVAAVAQNGVIGNKGVMPWHSSEDFKYFKSLTLGNPVIMGRKTLESLGRPLKGRLNVVISRHMKSESPEVKVFSSLPEAYDYCENEAKAEKVFVIGGGQLYNEAIETADEMSISRMKFIAEGDVFFPPFDPSEWESEVKAEYDDFQVIWYKRK, from the coding sequence TTGCAAAAAATAATTGTGGCGGCTGTAGCCCAAAATGGCGTTATTGGAAATAAGGGCGTAATGCCCTGGCATTCCAGTGAGGACTTTAAGTACTTTAAGTCACTTACACTGGGCAATCCCGTAATTATGGGAAGAAAGACACTCGAGTCTCTGGGCAGGCCCTTAAAGGGAAGGCTGAACGTTGTAATTTCACGCCATATGAAAAGTGAAAGCCCTGAAGTTAAGGTTTTTAGTTCGCTTCCGGAGGCTTATGATTATTGTGAAAATGAAGCAAAGGCTGAAAAGGTTTTTGTAATTGGCGGCGGGCAGCTCTATAATGAGGCCATTGAAACTGCAGATGAGATGAGCATTTCCAGGATGAAGTTTATAGCCGAAGGGGACGTGTTTTTCCCTCCGTTCGACCCTTCAGAATGGGAAAGTGAAGTCAAAGCTGAATATGATGATTTTCAGGTCATCTGGTACAAGAGAAAATAA
- a CDS encoding HIT domain-containing protein, whose product MDKLWSPWRSLYIDSFKEEKKSQGCIFCSQQDADVNDMNNLVVYKGELTFVVLNLYPYNSGHLMVVPYRHTSDFKSFSREENLEIMENLQLASRALEIAMKPHGFNMGANIGKAAGAGIDQHIHFHLVPRWNGDINFMPAIGEVKVISQDLLETKKNLLKAFNELKNK is encoded by the coding sequence ATGGACAAGCTCTGGTCTCCCTGGAGATCACTCTATATAGATTCTTTTAAGGAAGAAAAAAAATCCCAGGGCTGCATCTTCTGCAGCCAGCAGGACGCCGACGTAAACGACATGAATAACCTTGTGGTCTATAAGGGGGAACTGACGTTTGTTGTCCTGAACCTTTACCCTTACAATAGCGGACACCTTATGGTTGTGCCCTACAGGCATACAAGCGACTTTAAGAGCTTTTCCAGGGAGGAAAATCTCGAGATTATGGAAAACCTCCAGCTCGCAAGCCGGGCGCTTGAAATTGCAATGAAACCCCACGGATTTAATATGGGGGCAAATATAGGCAAAGCCGCAGGAGCCGGAATTGACCAGCATATCCACTTCCACCTAGTCCCGAGATGGAACGGGGATATTAACTTTATGCCAGCAATTGGCGAAGTGAAGGTGATTTCACAGGACCTCCTGGAAACAAAGAAAAACCTCCTCAAAGCCTTTAATGAACTGAAAAATAAATAA
- a CDS encoding glycerate kinase: MPEILIAPNSFKECMDSAGLTHLFHEALQDELLNRYKTKDFRFIDKPVSDGGDGFLQVCIENFNLKKVELKVSAPFQDDSISTCYGYSRENKSVYIESADVLGMKLIPEEKRHPLKLSSRGLGEMLLHLKNEKISGEMDIERVIIGIGGTGTSDFGIGMCSALGLKLLDGSGKELNAVPENFLLTEEIIWVNPGLNFNIEIVLDVDAPLLGEKGAARIFAPQKGATPHEVERLEKGLENIVRILGKKKNTGDLLGAGGGLAGGLHFFLDGKYKFARDFLKEDLGLNKNKLNPDLIITGEGSFDSQSMMQKGAFLVIDEFMPSGALQFICAGIIKQIPQELKKENIKFIEISKFFHTPEESMRNIEKGVRLASEEILKFYFRNKT, encoded by the coding sequence ATGCCCGAAATCTTAATTGCTCCAAACAGCTTTAAGGAGTGCATGGATTCTGCAGGCCTTACGCACCTGTTCCATGAAGCGCTCCAGGATGAACTCCTGAACAGGTATAAAACCAAAGACTTCCGGTTCATAGATAAACCTGTCTCAGACGGAGGCGACGGGTTTCTCCAGGTATGCATCGAGAATTTCAACCTTAAGAAAGTGGAACTGAAAGTTAGTGCTCCTTTTCAGGATGATAGTATAAGTACCTGCTACGGATATTCCAGGGAAAATAAATCCGTTTACATTGAGTCAGCCGACGTGCTGGGGATGAAACTCATTCCTGAAGAAAAAAGACATCCTCTTAAGTTAAGTTCAAGGGGGCTTGGTGAAATGCTCCTGCACCTGAAAAATGAAAAAATTTCAGGTGAAATGGACATTGAAAGGGTGATTATCGGTATTGGCGGCACCGGAACAAGCGATTTTGGCATCGGTATGTGTTCTGCCTTAGGCTTAAAACTCCTGGACGGTTCAGGAAAAGAACTTAATGCAGTCCCTGAAAATTTCCTGCTTACAGAAGAAATTATTTGGGTAAACCCCGGCCTTAATTTTAACATTGAGATAGTTCTTGACGTCGATGCGCCTCTGCTGGGAGAAAAGGGAGCTGCACGCATTTTTGCTCCGCAGAAGGGGGCAACCCCTCATGAAGTGGAAAGGCTTGAAAAGGGTCTGGAAAACATTGTACGAATACTTGGTAAAAAGAAAAATACAGGGGACCTTTTGGGTGCCGGAGGCGGCCTGGCAGGCGGTCTGCACTTTTTCCTGGACGGTAAGTACAAGTTCGCCCGCGACTTCCTAAAAGAAGACCTGGGCCTGAATAAAAATAAATTGAATCCCGACCTTATCATTACCGGCGAAGGATCATTCGACTCTCAATCCATGATGCAGAAGGGGGCTTTCCTGGTAATTGATGAGTTTATGCCATCAGGAGCCCTTCAGTTTATCTGTGCCGGCATAATTAAACAGATACCGCAGGAACTGAAGAAAGAAAACATTAAATTTATTGAAATTTCGAAGTTTTTTCATACGCCGGAAGAATCCATGAGAAATATTGAAAAGGGGGTGCGCCTGGCCTCTGAAGAAATTTTGAAATTTTATTTTAGAAACAAAACATAG
- the mutL gene encoding DNA mismatch repair endonuclease MutL → MKNKIQILPENIANKIAAGEVVQRPESVIKELLENSIDANAKSIDVVIKRAGKALIQVVDDGDGMTEEDAVLSIQRHATSKIHVYEDLEAIKTLGFRGEALSSIAAVSQLEIKTEMMEDEVGICLKVEDGASVTIEKGSFSKGTSISVKNLFFNTPARRSFMKSDATELKHIIETFKKIALSRPDIAFRFFNDDEVIFDFPSGTRDERIQAIFADNMLDALVEVKELTNFLSVSGYIAKPAYLRKSKGEQYLFINNRFVVSKQVNHAVFHAYENILDKGDYPFFILFMELDPRGIDINVHPSKLEVKFEDEKDVYAFMHAVIKKALGSYDLVPSMTFGTEPGKEKLHFDDFRRTEKNDFEDRPNFQNTSHREEAMPNAPQAMRGSRGSDFSDRDIDMLFNSLNTEIRKTAPGEAVEHPFSQTENREVYHSVSPGRPEDEAQDLKVFSSFIIQLHNKYILSQIKSGLMIIDQHVAHERILYEKALKSFNADLPFSQQLLFSQSITVDAGDYALLKELRPYLTKLGFEIKFFSKNTVVIDGVPQDVKLGTEEKILLEIVDEYKRNQREKHLEERDNLAKSFSCKTAIKAGDRLSEKEMRLLVDQLFATSMPYVCPHGRPIIIKIPLEEFDKRFGRT, encoded by the coding sequence ATGAAAAATAAAATACAAATACTCCCGGAGAATATTGCCAACAAGATCGCAGCCGGCGAGGTGGTGCAGCGCCCTGAATCTGTCATAAAAGAGCTCCTGGAGAATTCCATAGATGCCAATGCAAAGAGTATAGACGTTGTAATAAAAAGGGCCGGTAAGGCCCTCATTCAGGTGGTCGACGACGGTGACGGCATGACTGAAGAAGATGCCGTCTTAAGCATACAGCGCCACGCTACGAGCAAGATACACGTCTATGAGGACCTTGAGGCCATTAAGACCCTCGGCTTCCGTGGAGAGGCTCTCAGCTCAATTGCAGCCGTAAGCCAGCTTGAAATAAAAACTGAGATGATGGAAGACGAGGTGGGTATCTGCCTTAAGGTGGAAGACGGGGCCAGCGTTACAATTGAAAAGGGTTCATTCTCCAAAGGCACTTCAATTTCAGTTAAAAACCTTTTCTTCAATACGCCGGCCCGGCGCAGCTTCATGAAAAGCGATGCTACGGAATTAAAGCATATAATTGAAACTTTCAAGAAAATTGCCTTGAGCCGCCCCGATATCGCCTTCCGCTTCTTTAACGACGACGAGGTGATATTTGACTTCCCCTCGGGAACAAGAGACGAAAGAATACAGGCCATTTTTGCGGATAATATGCTGGATGCCCTGGTGGAGGTTAAGGAACTCACCAACTTCCTGAGCGTTTCGGGCTACATTGCAAAACCTGCCTATTTAAGGAAAAGCAAAGGGGAGCAGTACCTTTTTATCAATAACCGCTTTGTAGTAAGCAAGCAGGTTAACCACGCTGTTTTTCATGCTTATGAGAATATACTGGATAAGGGGGATTATCCCTTCTTTATTCTTTTTATGGAACTTGATCCCAGGGGGATCGATATAAATGTTCATCCCTCAAAGCTCGAAGTAAAGTTTGAGGATGAAAAAGACGTCTACGCCTTCATGCATGCTGTCATCAAAAAAGCCCTTGGAAGCTACGACCTGGTGCCTTCGATGACTTTCGGCACCGAGCCCGGAAAAGAAAAGCTGCACTTTGATGACTTCCGCAGGACAGAAAAAAACGATTTTGAGGACCGCCCGAACTTCCAGAACACTTCGCACAGGGAGGAGGCAATGCCAAATGCTCCCCAGGCTATGCGCGGCAGCCGCGGAAGCGACTTTTCAGACCGCGACATAGACATGCTGTTTAACTCGCTTAATACAGAGATCAGGAAAACCGCCCCCGGGGAGGCTGTAGAACATCCCTTTAGCCAGACCGAGAACAGGGAAGTCTATCATAGTGTTTCACCGGGCAGGCCTGAAGATGAAGCGCAGGACCTGAAGGTATTTTCATCCTTTATAATTCAGCTTCACAATAAGTATATTCTCTCGCAGATAAAAAGCGGACTTATGATTATTGATCAGCACGTGGCGCACGAGAGGATACTCTATGAAAAAGCACTCAAATCCTTTAATGCCGACCTGCCGTTTTCGCAGCAGCTTTTGTTCTCGCAGTCGATTACCGTTGACGCGGGAGACTACGCGCTCTTAAAAGAGCTGAGGCCTTATCTTACAAAGCTGGGCTTTGAAATTAAATTTTTCAGCAAAAATACCGTTGTTATTGACGGCGTTCCGCAGGACGTAAAGCTCGGAACAGAGGAGAAGATACTCCTTGAAATTGTGGACGAGTACAAGCGTAACCAGAGGGAAAAGCACCTTGAAGAAAGGGATAACCTCGCAAAATCGTTTTCATGCAAGACTGCAATCAAGGCAGGCGACAGGCTCTCGGAAAAAGAGATGAGGCTCCTTGTGGACCAGCTTTTTGCAACCTCCATGCCCTACGTCTGCCCGCACGGCCGCCCGATAATAATTAAAATTCCCCTGGAGGAATTCGACAAGCGCTTCGGCCGCACATAA
- a CDS encoding methylmalonyl-CoA mutase family protein, with protein MNQDFKKAMEQYLEKAQKAKNTGMKYTSVSGEPVNVLYTPKDLEGQDYMRDLGFPGEYPYTRGIHANGYRGKIWTMRQFAGFGTPEDTNERFHYLLSHGQTGLSVAFDLPTLMGWDSDAPLSQGEVGICGVAVSSLEDMETLFKNIPLNKVSTSMTINSPAAMIFAFYLAVAKKQGIDFKELRGTLQNDILKEYIAQKEFIYPPKPSMRIITDMIEYCTNEVPQWNPVSVSGYHIREAGSTAVQELAFTLADGFAYIEACIERGMDVDEFAPRISFFFNSHLDFFEEIAKYRAARRIYAKRMKEKYGAKNPRSWWLRFHTQTAGVTLTAQQPENNIVRTAFQALAGVLGGTQSLHTNSMDETLALPSEKAVKIALRTQQLIAYETGVINTVDPLGGSYYVEALTDKMEKKANEIFERIDAFGGVIGAIEAGYFQKEIADSAYRYQLELERKEKFIVGVNEFVEEEAKIDIPILTISPEVEKKQIRRLSELRQSRNQEKVDESLKEIAQAAIDGRNLMPVFIKASENYVTLGEMVHVLKKNFGIYEEVAVF; from the coding sequence ATGAACCAAGACTTTAAAAAAGCGATGGAACAGTACCTGGAAAAGGCCCAAAAGGCTAAAAATACAGGTATGAAATACACATCAGTAAGCGGTGAACCCGTTAACGTTCTCTATACACCAAAAGACCTTGAAGGCCAGGACTATATGCGCGACCTGGGCTTCCCGGGCGAGTATCCTTACACAAGAGGAATCCATGCCAACGGCTACAGGGGAAAGATCTGGACAATGAGACAGTTCGCAGGCTTCGGAACTCCGGAGGATACAAACGAAAGATTCCACTATCTCTTAAGTCACGGACAGACGGGGCTTTCCGTAGCTTTTGACCTTCCTACACTCATGGGCTGGGATTCGGATGCCCCCTTAAGCCAGGGCGAAGTAGGCATCTGCGGCGTCGCAGTCTCTTCGCTTGAAGATATGGAAACCCTTTTTAAGAATATCCCGCTTAATAAGGTTTCAACATCAATGACCATAAATTCACCTGCGGCTATGATATTTGCCTTCTACCTGGCTGTAGCCAAAAAGCAGGGGATCGATTTTAAGGAGCTTCGCGGCACACTGCAGAACGATATTCTGAAAGAGTACATAGCCCAGAAGGAGTTTATTTATCCTCCCAAACCCTCAATGAGAATTATTACGGATATGATTGAATACTGCACCAATGAAGTCCCGCAGTGGAACCCTGTTTCCGTCAGCGGCTACCATATAAGAGAGGCCGGTTCAACAGCCGTGCAGGAGCTGGCTTTTACTCTGGCCGACGGCTTTGCCTACATTGAAGCCTGCATCGAAAGGGGAATGGACGTTGATGAATTTGCCCCCAGAATTTCTTTCTTCTTTAACTCACACCTCGACTTTTTTGAAGAGATTGCAAAGTACCGCGCGGCGCGCAGGATATATGCAAAAAGAATGAAGGAGAAGTACGGAGCAAAAAATCCCAGAAGCTGGTGGCTCCGCTTCCATACACAAACCGCAGGTGTAACACTTACGGCACAGCAGCCTGAAAACAATATTGTAAGAACAGCCTTCCAGGCTTTAGCAGGCGTGCTTGGCGGAACACAGTCGCTCCACACGAACTCAATGGATGAGACACTGGCCCTCCCAAGCGAAAAAGCCGTTAAAATTGCCCTCAGGACTCAGCAGCTAATTGCCTATGAAACGGGCGTTATTAATACCGTGGATCCCCTTGGCGGAAGCTACTACGTTGAAGCCCTTACGGACAAGATGGAAAAGAAGGCAAATGAGATCTTTGAACGCATCGATGCCTTCGGCGGCGTCATAGGCGCAATTGAGGCTGGTTATTTCCAGAAGGAGATTGCCGACAGTGCCTACCGCTACCAGCTTGAGCTGGAAAGGAAGGAAAAGTTTATTGTAGGTGTAAATGAATTTGTTGAGGAAGAGGCGAAAATAGATATCCCGATCCTTACAATTTCACCTGAAGTTGAGAAAAAACAGATCCGGAGGCTCTCGGAACTCAGGCAGTCCAGAAACCAGGAGAAAGTGGATGAATCCCTTAAAGAGATAGCACAGGCTGCCATTGACGGCCGTAACCTTATGCCCGTTTTCATTAAAGCCTCAGAAAACTACGTCACACTTGGCGAGATGGTCCATGTGCTTAAAAAAAACTTCGGCATATACGAAGAAGTTGCGGTATTCTGA
- a CDS encoding YtxH domain-containing protein → MSRDNGLGKGLLIGLITGSVVGSIVALLYAPKSGKELRRDIKDKTDEFMGEAEQYLADAKVKAVELINDGKKKSEKLISDARVKVEGLLQDAEKALDNAKNLAGDEGDKLKSAFKAGLDAYRNEQNS, encoded by the coding sequence ATGTCCAGAGATAACGGTCTGGGAAAAGGATTATTAATAGGTTTAATAACCGGTTCAGTTGTAGGTTCAATCGTCGCTCTCCTGTACGCTCCTAAAAGCGGCAAGGAACTCAGACGCGACATTAAGGACAAAACTGACGAATTTATGGGGGAGGCTGAACAGTACCTTGCCGACGCTAAGGTTAAAGCCGTGGAACTTATCAACGATGGGAAAAAAAAATCTGAAAAGCTGATTTCTGACGCCAGAGTTAAAGTAGAGGGCTTGCTTCAGGATGCAGAGAAGGCTCTTGATAATGCAAAGAATTTGGCCGGCGACGAAGGCGACAAGCTCAAAAGCGCTTTCAAGGCGGGGCTTGATGCATACAGGAACGAACAGAATTCTTAA
- the icd gene encoding isocitrate dehydrogenase (NADP(+)) yields the protein MAKFKNISIPSEGAKITIQNDKLVVPDNPVIPFIEGDGTGPDIWKASKIVFDAAVEKAYKGKRKISWMEIYAGEKATKVYGKNQWLPNETIKAIGEFVVAIKGPLTTPIGGGIRSLNVTLRQKLDLFACVRPVKYYAGTPSPMKRPQDLNIVLFRENTEDVYAGIEFKAGSKEANKIIEMLEKDLKKEVRPDSGIGIKPMSEFGSKRLVKKAIDYALANGRKSVTLVHKGNIMKFTEGSFKEWGYKAAKEDYADVIVTEEELSSKYNGKMPEGKLLIKDRIADSMFQQLLLRPSEYDVVATPNLNGDYLSDAAAAQVGGLGIAPGANISYHVALFEATHGTAPKYAGLDKINPGSVILSGVMMFEYMGWNEAAKLIEKAMTKTIKSKVVTYDFARLMTGAKEVKSSEFARAIVDNMK from the coding sequence ATGGCAAAATTTAAGAATATCAGCATCCCCAGCGAAGGTGCTAAAATTACCATCCAGAACGACAAACTGGTCGTTCCCGATAACCCGGTCATCCCTTTTATCGAGGGCGACGGCACAGGTCCCGATATCTGGAAAGCTTCAAAGATAGTCTTCGACGCTGCAGTTGAAAAAGCGTATAAAGGTAAAAGAAAAATCTCGTGGATGGAAATCTATGCCGGCGAGAAAGCAACTAAAGTTTATGGGAAAAACCAGTGGCTCCCTAATGAAACAATTAAGGCAATCGGGGAATTTGTTGTTGCAATCAAAGGCCCCCTTACAACCCCGATCGGCGGCGGAATCAGAAGCCTGAACGTTACCTTAAGACAGAAACTCGACCTGTTTGCCTGCGTAAGGCCGGTTAAATACTATGCCGGAACCCCGAGCCCCATGAAACGCCCCCAGGACCTCAATATCGTACTCTTCAGGGAAAATACTGAAGACGTTTATGCCGGTATTGAATTCAAGGCAGGCTCTAAGGAAGCAAATAAGATAATTGAAATGCTCGAAAAGGACCTTAAGAAGGAAGTCCGCCCGGATTCAGGTATCGGCATAAAGCCTATGAGCGAATTCGGCTCAAAACGCCTCGTTAAAAAGGCAATCGACTACGCCCTGGCTAACGGTAGGAAAAGCGTTACCCTGGTCCATAAAGGCAACATAATGAAGTTTACAGAAGGCTCATTCAAGGAATGGGGCTATAAGGCTGCCAAAGAAGACTACGCAGACGTAATTGTAACTGAAGAAGAACTTTCTTCAAAATATAATGGCAAAATGCCCGAAGGCAAACTCCTTATTAAGGACAGAATTGCAGACAGCATGTTCCAGCAGCTCTTGTTAAGACCCAGTGAGTATGACGTCGTTGCAACACCTAATCTTAACGGCGATTACCTTTCAGACGCCGCAGCAGCACAGGTAGGCGGCCTTGGTATTGCTCCGGGCGCAAACATCAGCTACCACGTCGCTCTTTTTGAGGCGACCCACGGAACAGCTCCCAAATATGCCGGACTGGATAAGATCAATCCCGGTTCAGTCATTTTGTCGGGTGTAATGATGTTTGAATATATGGGGTGGAATGAGGCTGCAAAGCTGATTGAAAAGGCAATGACCAAAACCATTAAGTCAAAAGTTGTGACCTATGACTTCGCACGCCTTATGACGGGCGCAAAAGAGGTAAAATCTTCAGAATTTGCGCGTGCAATTGTAGATAATATGAAGTAA